From the Gemmatimonadota bacterium genome, one window contains:
- a CDS encoding 6-carboxytetrahydropterin synthase, whose amino-acid sequence MYSLNVRDHFMIAHSFQGEVFGPAQRLHGATYVVDATFRREELDADGLVVDIGLATTTLKAVLGELDFRNLDEEAAFTGQNTTTEFLARTIFDRLVVAIRGGRLGDGARGLQRLTVTLHESHVAWASFEGSV is encoded by the coding sequence ATCTACAGCCTGAACGTTCGCGATCACTTCATGATCGCCCACAGCTTCCAGGGCGAGGTATTCGGGCCGGCCCAGCGGCTCCACGGAGCCACCTACGTGGTCGACGCCACCTTCCGGCGCGAGGAGCTCGACGCCGACGGCCTGGTCGTCGACATCGGGCTCGCCACCACGACCCTGAAGGCGGTCCTCGGGGAGCTCGACTTCCGGAACCTGGACGAAGAGGCCGCATTCACGGGGCAGAACACGACGACCGAGTTCCTGGCGCGCACCATCTTCGACCGGCTCGTGGTAGCGATCCGGGGCGGCCGCCTCGGGGATGGAGCGCGGGGCCTCCAGCGACTGACCGTGACGCTTCACGAGTCGCACGTGGCCTGGGCGTCCTTCGAAGGGTCGGTTTGA
- a CDS encoding zinc-binding alcohol dehydrogenase, which yields MPRTARQFWIRTPGHGEIVTSPLGPREPDQVLVRALYSGISRGTEALVFRGEVPPSQHQVMRAPFQEGDFPGPVKYGYSSVGEVLEAPDQPEPSLVGRHVFCLHPHQDLYLVPARAVRVLPDGLPPERAVLGANMETALNAVWDARPSAGDRIVVIGGGVVGLLVAWLCRQIPATHVSLVDIDPSREGVARGLGLEFADVAPAGVDADFVFHASGSPQGLATALSAAGVEAMVVELSWYGTRSVPLPLGEAFHSRRLTLRSSQVGRIPADRAPRWDHSRRLGVALDLLGDERLDLLISGESDFETLPEVMGRLAADGQGALCHRIRYPRP from the coding sequence GTGCCGAGAACCGCTCGCCAGTTCTGGATCCGCACTCCGGGCCACGGAGAGATCGTCACGTCGCCGCTCGGGCCCCGGGAGCCGGACCAGGTGCTCGTGCGCGCCCTCTACTCCGGCATCAGCCGAGGCACGGAAGCGCTGGTCTTTCGGGGCGAGGTGCCGCCGTCCCAGCACCAGGTGATGCGAGCGCCGTTCCAGGAGGGCGACTTCCCCGGACCCGTAAAATACGGGTACAGCAGCGTGGGCGAGGTACTGGAGGCGCCGGACCAGCCCGAGCCCTCGCTCGTCGGGCGGCACGTCTTCTGCCTCCACCCCCACCAGGACCTCTACCTGGTGCCGGCCCGGGCCGTGCGCGTCCTGCCCGACGGCCTGCCCCCCGAGCGCGCCGTGCTCGGCGCGAACATGGAAACCGCCCTCAACGCGGTGTGGGACGCGCGACCGTCGGCTGGCGACCGGATCGTCGTGATCGGCGGCGGGGTCGTGGGGCTCCTCGTCGCGTGGCTGTGCCGGCAGATACCCGCGACTCACGTGAGCCTGGTGGATATCGACCCGTCTCGAGAGGGCGTGGCCCGGGGTCTGGGGCTGGAATTCGCCGATGTCGCCCCGGCCGGAGTGGACGCCGATTTCGTCTTCCACGCGAGCGGAAGCCCGCAGGGGCTCGCAACCGCCCTGTCGGCGGCGGGCGTCGAGGCCATGGTGGTCGAGCTGAGCTGGTACGGCACCCGGTCCGTTCCGCTCCCCCTGGGAGAGGCTTTCCACTCCCGCCGGCTCACCCTCCGGAGCAGCCAGGTGGGCCGCATCCCCGCGGACCGGGCTCCGCGCTGGGACCACTCCCGCCGGCTCGGCGTCGCGCTCGACCTGCTCGGCGACGAGCGGCTCGACCTCCTCATCTCGGGAGAGAGCGATTTCGAGACGCTCCCGGAGGTGATGGGCCGCCTCGCCGCGGACGGGCAGGGGGCCCTGTGTCACCGCATCCGCTACCCCCGACCCTGA
- a CDS encoding CDP-alcohol phosphatidyltransferase family protein, whose protein sequence is MSRTTRTRPPPASRERPSSPLGDVALGLLPLLAVSLATCRMLDLPTSHVLLAVAPYAALGALLLAKLPPSHPGPGLGPGNRLTLARATLVLPVVALALSPGVFTGEGYWWIVGLSTIALVLDALDGPLARRTGTESAFGARFDMELDAFLLLALSVLLWRSGTVGSWVLLVGGLRYFFVLGGLLWPPLRGALPPSRRGKVVCAVQGIVLVICLAPVTRPVPATALAASALLLLLYSFVVDTWWLARSAGSAEG, encoded by the coding sequence ATGAGTCGGACCACTCGGACACGTCCACCTCCCGCTTCCAGGGAGAGACCCTCGTCGCCGTTGGGCGATGTGGCGTTGGGGCTGCTACCCCTCCTGGCCGTATCCCTCGCAACTTGCCGGATGCTCGACCTTCCGACCAGCCACGTGCTTCTGGCCGTCGCACCGTACGCCGCGCTGGGCGCCCTACTGCTCGCGAAGCTGCCACCCTCCCACCCCGGCCCCGGCCTCGGGCCCGGCAACCGGTTGACGCTGGCCCGCGCCACGCTCGTGCTGCCTGTTGTGGCGCTGGCTCTCTCGCCAGGCGTGTTCACGGGAGAGGGCTACTGGTGGATCGTGGGGCTGTCCACTATCGCACTGGTGCTGGACGCGCTCGACGGACCCCTCGCGCGGCGAACCGGCACGGAGAGCGCGTTCGGGGCCCGCTTCGACATGGAGCTGGACGCATTTCTGCTCCTGGCGCTGTCCGTGTTGCTCTGGCGGAGCGGGACGGTGGGATCCTGGGTCCTGCTCGTCGGTGGGCTGCGGTACTTTTTCGTGCTCGGGGGGCTGCTGTGGCCGCCACTCCGTGGGGCGCTGCCGCCCAGCCGGCGGGGGAAGGTGGTTTGCGCAGTCCAGGGGATCGTGCTGGTGATCTGCCTGGCCCCGGTGACCCGGCCGGTGCCGGCCACGGCGCTCGCGGCCTCGGCGCTGCTCCTCCTCCTCTACTCGTTCGTGGTCGACACCTGGTGGCTGGCGCGGAGCGCCGGGTCCGCGGAGGGATAG
- a CDS encoding squalene--hopene cyclase encodes MSAALAWLVQHQDPISGRWPASSLNKERDPESDGGRFMADAATGFAVLALTQADRSNE; translated from the coding sequence ATGAGCGCGGCCCTCGCCTGGTTGGTCCAACACCAGGACCCGATCAGCGGCCGGTGGCCCGCTTCCTCCCTCAACAAAGAGAGAGATCCGGAATCTGACGGGGGGCGCTTCATGGCCGACGCGGCCACGGGGTTCGCTGTTCTGGCGCTGACGCAGGCGGATCGGTCCAACGAGTGA
- a CDS encoding ankyrin repeat domain-containing protein — MFSADYSIRHQLIGTTAFWLAAKYGEPEIVRTLARQGADPLVVSQNGTSTLQAAMGMPGSSLEGRRDRIGNSPPDAADEERVTLKLARIILDLGVDVNAADRRGNTALHDAVRKNFPSVVAFLAARGADINAENQRGQTPLVLAETPQTIQGTNGLRGTRPEIATVLRRLGASD, encoded by the coding sequence TTGTTCAGCGCGGACTACAGCATCCGCCATCAGCTGATCGGCACGACCGCGTTCTGGCTGGCCGCGAAATACGGCGAGCCCGAGATTGTCCGCACGCTCGCCCGACAGGGAGCCGATCCGCTGGTGGTATCGCAAAACGGCACGTCGACGCTCCAGGCGGCGATGGGCATGCCGGGCTCGTCCCTGGAGGGCCGACGCGACCGCATCGGGAATTCGCCTCCGGATGCGGCCGACGAGGAGCGCGTGACGCTCAAGCTGGCGCGCATCATCCTCGACCTCGGCGTTGACGTCAACGCGGCCGACCGGAGGGGCAACACCGCGCTCCACGACGCGGTGCGCAAGAACTTCCCTTCGGTGGTGGCGTTCCTGGCCGCGCGCGGCGCCGATATCAACGCGGAGAACCAACGCGGCCAGACGCCCTTGGTGTTGGCCGAGACTCCTCAGACGATCCAAGGCACGAACGGGCTCAGGGGCACCCGCCCCGAGATCGCTACGGTCCTGCGTCGACTCGGCGCGAGCGACTAG
- a CDS encoding transposase: MKRSRPGARHPAAKPGGQRTYADIAIEAALTIRMVFHLPLRQTEGFLRCLAEMLEVDLPVPDHTTLSRRLKRLTALVHGSEL, translated from the coding sequence ATGAAGCGCTCGAGGCCTGGCGCGAGACACCCAGCGGCAAAACCAGGCGGCCAGCGTACCTATGCGGACATCGCGATCGAGGCCGCGTTGACGATCCGCATGGTTTTCCATCTTCCGCTTCGCCAGACCGAGGGCTTCCTACGTTGTCTGGCAGAGATGCTCGAGGTCGATCTCCCAGTCCCCGATCACACCACGCTGTCTCGGCGTTTGAAGAGGCTCACGGCTTTGGTGCATGGCTCCGAACTGTAG
- a CDS encoding nuclear transport factor 2 family protein, whose protein sequence is MSKGPTFAAIVLAAAIGFAPGLGAQDGEAAVEEAIMRLFAGMHTANPEMVRAVFAPDARFAVISTGNGPAAIASQSVDGWIEAIGDSEGRWDEQVYDVDIDVDGDMASAWVPYTFYLDGVVRHCGINSIELLRDADGWKVTQLSDTRRTENCPDPHGWR, encoded by the coding sequence ATGAGCAAGGGCCCGACATTCGCCGCCATTGTGCTCGCGGCGGCCATCGGATTCGCGCCGGGGCTGGGCGCCCAGGACGGCGAGGCGGCAGTAGAGGAGGCGATCATGCGGCTGTTCGCGGGCATGCACACCGCGAACCCCGAGATGGTGCGCGCGGTCTTCGCCCCGGACGCGCGCTTCGCGGTGATCTCGACCGGGAACGGACCGGCTGCCATCGCTTCCCAATCCGTCGACGGCTGGATCGAGGCGATCGGCGACTCGGAGGGCCGCTGGGACGAGCAGGTGTACGACGTCGACATCGATGTGGACGGCGACATGGCTTCCGCATGGGTGCCCTACACCTTCTACCTGGACGGCGTCGTTCGGCACTGTGGCATCAACTCCATCGAGCTGCTCCGCGACGCCGACGGCTGGAAGGTCACGCAACTCTCCGACACTCGCCGGACTGAGAACTGTCCGGACCCGCACGGCTGGCGGTAG
- a CDS encoding DASS family sodium-coupled anion symporter, translating to MAVGRSLDSTCGIRLLPPASSARLGAEYVERLTTSFDGHILDDTTGSDSYRQAQRLGLIGGGLVFLILLLLPAPASLSVEGWRTAAVAILMAIWWMTEAIPIPATAILPLALFPILGVLDASNASTPYANELIFLFMGGFFLAVTMEKWGLHKRIALRIMAFVGTSPNRLVLGFMLATAFLSMWISNTATTAMMLPIALAVGEMFRPQDQEGPYQFGIALMLGVAYAASIGGVSTLIGTPPNAVLAGAANEILGIEIGFVEWMGVGLPLTAVMLPLTWILLTRFLYPPGELSGDAAAIIDNERKGLGSMSRGEKMTGVVFVLTALAWVMRSEKTIGGVTIPGLQTISPNIRDSTIAMTAAAVLFLLPVNWRKGEFTLDWRTAQRIPWGVLVLFGGGLSLARAMDQSGLAAWIGGVVGSLDTVPTVVIIAVVATLVVFLTEVTSNTATVTMAMPIMAGAAMGLGMEPLLVMTTAALAASMAFMLPVATPPNAIVFASGYITIPQMSRAGIVLNILAIVLITTLATLLIPIMLIG from the coding sequence ATGGCCGTTGGTCGCTCGTTGGACTCCACATGCGGTATACGGTTGCTTCCGCCGGCCTCTTCCGCCAGACTCGGCGCCGAGTACGTGGAGCGCCTCACGACCTCCTTTGACGGACACATCTTGGACGACACCACCGGCTCCGACAGCTACCGGCAGGCTCAGCGCCTCGGGCTGATCGGCGGTGGTCTGGTATTCCTCATCCTCTTGTTGCTGCCCGCGCCCGCCTCGCTGAGCGTGGAAGGCTGGCGCACCGCGGCGGTCGCGATCCTGATGGCGATCTGGTGGATGACCGAGGCTATTCCGATTCCGGCCACCGCGATCTTGCCACTCGCGCTCTTCCCGATACTCGGAGTTCTCGACGCGTCGAACGCGAGCACCCCCTACGCGAACGAGCTCATCTTCCTGTTCATGGGCGGCTTCTTCCTCGCGGTCACCATGGAGAAGTGGGGGCTCCACAAGCGCATCGCGCTCCGAATCATGGCGTTCGTGGGGACCAGCCCGAACCGCCTGGTGCTCGGCTTCATGCTCGCGACCGCGTTTCTCTCCATGTGGATCAGCAATACCGCCACGACCGCGATGATGCTACCCATAGCGCTCGCGGTCGGTGAAATGTTCCGGCCACAAGACCAGGAGGGCCCCTACCAGTTCGGAATCGCGCTCATGCTGGGAGTCGCGTACGCCGCATCGATCGGCGGCGTCTCGACGCTCATCGGCACACCGCCGAACGCGGTGCTCGCGGGAGCGGCGAACGAGATCCTCGGCATAGAAATCGGCTTCGTCGAGTGGATGGGGGTCGGGCTCCCTTTGACCGCGGTGATGCTCCCGCTGACCTGGATCTTGCTCACTCGCTTCCTGTATCCGCCGGGTGAGCTTTCGGGCGACGCGGCGGCGATCATCGATAACGAACGCAAGGGACTCGGCTCGATGAGCCGCGGCGAGAAGATGACCGGGGTCGTCTTTGTTCTGACTGCCCTCGCCTGGGTCATGCGCTCCGAAAAGACGATCGGCGGTGTGACGATCCCAGGGCTCCAGACGATCTCGCCGAACATCCGCGACTCGACGATCGCCATGACCGCCGCCGCGGTGCTCTTCTTACTCCCCGTGAACTGGCGGAAGGGCGAGTTCACGCTGGACTGGCGTACCGCCCAACGCATCCCCTGGGGTGTGCTGGTGCTGTTCGGTGGCGGACTCTCCTTGGCACGCGCGATGGATCAGTCGGGCCTCGCGGCCTGGATCGGTGGTGTCGTCGGATCGCTGGACACGGTACCTACAGTCGTGATCATCGCGGTCGTTGCGACGCTGGTCGTCTTCCTCACGGAAGTCACGTCGAACACGGCGACCGTGACTATGGCGATGCCGATCATGGCCGGTGCCGCGATGGGACTGGGAATGGAGCCTCTTCTCGTCATGACGACCGCCGCGCTCGCCGCGTCGATGGCATTCATGCTACCAGTCGCGACTCCCCCGAACGCGATCGTCTTCGCGTCAGGCTACATCACGATTCCGCAGATGAGCCGCGCCGGCATAGTGCTCAACATCTTGGCGATCGTGCTCATCACGACGCTCGCCACACTGCTGATCCCGATCATGCTGATCGGGTAG
- a CDS encoding acyl-CoA thioesterase: MMPHQVNNLGHVFGGVVLSMVDRAAAVAAMRHSGQPSVTVSIDRVDFKEPIHAGELVTCTAQVNFVGRTSMEIGVRVEAENLLSRVKRHTTSCLLTFVAIDDDHRPCRVPPLDTSDPEDGRRYREGQRRREVREQLDRELEAER, from the coding sequence ATGATGCCCCACCAGGTGAACAATCTGGGACACGTCTTCGGTGGCGTGGTTCTCTCCATGGTCGACCGCGCCGCCGCTGTCGCCGCGATGCGTCATTCTGGGCAACCCTCCGTCACCGTCTCGATCGACCGTGTCGACTTCAAGGAGCCGATCCACGCCGGCGAACTGGTAACGTGCACGGCGCAGGTGAACTTCGTCGGACGCACTTCGATGGAGATTGGTGTTCGAGTCGAAGCCGAGAACCTTCTCTCCCGCGTGAAGCGGCATACGACTAGCTGCCTGCTCACCTTCGTGGCGATCGACGACGACCACCGTCCATGTCGCGTGCCACCGCTCGACACCTCGGATCCCGAGGACGGCCGGCGGTACCGGGAGGGACAGAGGCGCCGCGAGGTTCGCGAGCAGTTGGATCGAGAACTCGAAGCGGAGAGGTAG
- the fadI gene encoding acetyl-CoA C-acyltransferase FadI, protein MKTAIIAGCRTPFARSGSVFADLTAIELGKVTVRDVLGRSGLRGERVDQLVYGTVVHDTQAPNIAREVGLAVLPKTVPAVTVSRACSSANQAITDATQLIEVGQAEVVVAGGAESLSHIPITVSDKLSKALVVAAKGKTLGQRLSPFSSVRPKDLIPVTPAIAEPTTGETMGESAERMAKENGISREDQDAWALRSHELAAAGTQDGRLKAEITPVYVPPEYEKVIDRDNGVRTDSSLQKLAKLRPAFDRRYGSVTAGNSSPLTDGASAVVLMNAELATAEGIEPMGYVRSWAWTALDPAGQLLQGPAYAAPLALDRAGLTMKDIGLMEMHEAFAAQVLSNLQALSSKQFAQDELGRSDAVGHPDVDVINVMGGSLAIGHPFGATGGRLTVTILNEMARRDVEFGLITVCAAGGMGFAMVVERR, encoded by the coding sequence ATGAAGACCGCGATCATCGCCGGATGCCGCACCCCCTTCGCCCGCTCGGGCAGCGTTTTCGCCGACCTCACCGCCATCGAGCTCGGCAAGGTCACGGTGCGAGACGTGCTCGGCCGCAGCGGGTTGAGAGGCGAGCGCGTCGACCAACTCGTTTACGGCACAGTCGTGCACGACACGCAGGCGCCGAACATCGCGCGCGAAGTCGGCCTCGCCGTCCTCCCCAAGACCGTGCCCGCTGTGACGGTCTCCCGGGCCTGCTCCTCTGCAAACCAAGCGATCACTGATGCGACTCAACTGATCGAAGTCGGTCAGGCCGAGGTGGTCGTCGCCGGCGGGGCGGAGTCGCTGTCGCACATCCCGATCACGGTGAGTGACAAGCTCTCGAAGGCGCTCGTCGTCGCTGCCAAGGGGAAGACGCTCGGGCAGCGCCTTTCTCCGTTCTCGTCCGTGCGACCCAAGGACCTCATCCCGGTGACGCCTGCGATCGCGGAGCCGACCACGGGCGAAACGATGGGAGAGTCCGCCGAACGCATGGCGAAAGAGAACGGGATCTCACGGGAGGACCAGGACGCATGGGCACTGCGCTCACATGAGCTAGCCGCCGCCGGGACACAGGACGGACGGCTCAAGGCCGAGATCACGCCGGTGTATGTGCCACCCGAGTACGAGAAGGTCATCGACCGGGACAATGGGGTCCGCACCGACTCTTCGCTCCAGAAGCTCGCCAAGCTTCGACCCGCTTTCGACCGGAGGTACGGCTCCGTGACCGCGGGCAATTCGTCACCGCTCACCGACGGGGCATCGGCGGTGGTACTGATGAACGCGGAGCTCGCAACAGCCGAGGGCATCGAACCGATGGGGTACGTGCGCAGTTGGGCGTGGACAGCCTTGGATCCCGCGGGCCAGCTACTGCAAGGACCCGCATACGCGGCCCCGCTCGCGCTCGACCGCGCGGGCCTCACCATGAAAGACATCGGCCTCATGGAGATGCACGAGGCGTTCGCCGCCCAGGTGCTGTCCAACCTTCAGGCTCTCTCCTCGAAGCAGTTCGCTCAGGACGAGCTCGGCCGAAGCGACGCCGTGGGGCACCCGGACGTCGACGTGATCAACGTGATGGGAGGCTCGCTAGCGATCGGGCACCCCTTCGGGGCGACCGGAGGCCGACTCACCGTGACGATCCTGAACGAAATGGCACGGCGCGACGTTGAGTTCGGGCTGATCACCGTGTGCGCAGCCGGGGGCATGGGCTTCGCAATGGTCGTGGAGCGGCGGTAG
- a CDS encoding serine hydrolase, producing the protein MAADSVVADWVDSGRIPGAVLLVAQNGAVVLERAYGWSQLYDYGTGQYGAWTGDGTKALEIQRRADPVRMTPSTLFDLASVTKVMATTLAVMLMVDGGDMDVDAPLSRYLPDFRGGGKENVTLRHLLTHRAGLYQWLPTYYHTSTRDEASEYIRARPLAWEVGEGRHYSDLGFMLLGLAVERVAGTSLDAFLRERIYEPLGLDRTGFRPLDSAGRDGAGSRFASTSHGNPYEHRMVHDSTFGYRIAGDADAWDGWRRYTLNGEVNDANAFYAFGGTAGHAGLFSTASELRVLLQLLINRGEYGGRRYLSPQVVDTFLTSTGQGQALGWQLRAYVGPSSFSHTGFTGTLVLAVPEHDLALVLLTNRQNRGVDEDGLYPDVDPLQRAVVSAVMRGFRGDAWFPR; encoded by the coding sequence GTGGCAGCCGACTCCGTGGTCGCGGACTGGGTCGACTCCGGCCGGATCCCGGGAGCCGTGCTGCTCGTGGCGCAAAACGGCGCGGTCGTTCTCGAGCGGGCGTACGGGTGGAGCCAACTCTACGACTACGGAACCGGACAGTACGGAGCGTGGACGGGCGACGGCACGAAGGCACTCGAGATCCAGCGCCGGGCGGACCCGGTTCGCATGACGCCATCGACCCTCTTTGACCTGGCCTCGGTCACCAAGGTCATGGCGACCACGCTGGCCGTCATGCTCATGGTGGACGGTGGCGACATGGACGTCGATGCACCTCTGTCCCGCTACCTCCCGGACTTCCGCGGGGGCGGGAAGGAGAACGTCACGCTTCGGCACCTGCTCACGCACCGCGCCGGGCTCTACCAGTGGTTGCCCACCTACTATCACACGAGCACCCGCGACGAGGCATCCGAGTACATCCGGGCACGACCCTTGGCGTGGGAAGTGGGAGAGGGGCGCCACTACTCCGACCTCGGTTTCATGTTGCTCGGGCTTGCCGTGGAACGGGTGGCTGGCACGTCCCTCGACGCCTTCCTACGCGAGCGAATATACGAACCGCTCGGACTGGACCGGACGGGGTTTCGCCCGCTGGACAGTGCCGGGCGCGACGGCGCCGGCTCACGCTTCGCCTCCACGTCACACGGGAACCCCTACGAGCACCGAATGGTGCACGACTCCACGTTCGGATATCGCATCGCGGGCGACGCCGATGCTTGGGACGGTTGGAGGCGGTATACGCTCAACGGAGAGGTCAACGACGCAAACGCGTTTTACGCTTTCGGAGGGACCGCGGGGCATGCAGGGCTCTTCTCGACGGCGAGCGAGCTGAGAGTGCTCCTGCAACTGCTGATCAACCGAGGCGAATACGGTGGCCGACGATACCTGAGCCCCCAAGTCGTCGACACATTCCTCACATCGACCGGTCAAGGACAGGCGCTCGGCTGGCAGCTCCGGGCCTACGTGGGGCCGTCGAGCTTCAGCCACACAGGCTTCACCGGCACGCTGGTGCTGGCTGTGCCTGAGCACGACCTCGCGCTTGTGCTCCTGACGAACCGGCAGAACCGCGGGGTCGACGAGGATGGTCTCTATCCCGATGTGGACCCGCTACAGCGAGCCGTGGTTTCCGCGGTGATGCGTGGTTTCCGCGGTGATGCGTGGTTTCCGCGGTGA
- a CDS encoding DUF2007 domain-containing protein, translating to MAFYPIHRDVPIGEYLYRHEAEFAAGFLEDAGIPFRLQTDDAGGAGAFMTSARPARLWVRAEDVDKARDVLEIDERGHRRASE from the coding sequence TTGGCGTTCTATCCGATCCACCGCGATGTGCCTATCGGGGAATACCTCTACCGCCATGAGGCCGAGTTTGCCGCGGGCTTCCTGGAGGACGCCGGAATCCCGTTTCGCCTCCAGACCGACGATGCCGGTGGGGCAGGTGCCTTCATGACCAGCGCTCGTCCGGCGCGCCTGTGGGTTCGGGCCGAGGACGTCGACAAGGCGCGTGATGTCCTCGAGATCGACGAACGGGGACACCGGAGAGCGTCGGAATAG
- a CDS encoding alcohol dehydrogenase catalytic domain-containing protein, with amino-acid sequence MRAISFNVTVPSFLIGKGLGGLTESAVFGALSGVRFGAVSEPPLPAEDWVQLEILKAGICGTDIGTLTFKASPAMEPFASFPAVLGHEILARVLEVGPAVRSVEPGQRVAVDPMISCTMRGFGGDARCRSCSAGLHCTCERSGEEGALTVDGAALKRGATIGYHASLPGGWAERMIAHESQLFVVDDGMTDRTAALIEPLAVGMHAVLGSRPFGDGPVLVIGSGPIALGTIWALRTAGYEGELVAQIKREHEAEIARGLGASTVVSPGDEARQALVNTGANAYMPIIGDEVYAGGGFPLIFDCVGSRHTVKQCLRYASPRGRIVMLGCAAEISKLDLTFVWARELDVKGYVGYGIEDWRGERVHTFQITHDMLLETGAPVEPMVTHVYPLEQYRDALSTAANRRRTLSIKVLLDPTAG; translated from the coding sequence ATGCGTGCCATCTCGTTCAACGTCACGGTCCCGAGCTTCCTGATCGGGAAGGGGCTAGGTGGACTCACGGAGTCCGCCGTGTTCGGCGCCCTTAGCGGCGTCCGTTTCGGCGCCGTGTCCGAGCCGCCCTTGCCTGCGGAGGACTGGGTGCAGCTCGAGATCCTGAAGGCTGGAATCTGCGGTACCGACATCGGCACGCTGACGTTCAAGGCGAGCCCCGCCATGGAGCCCTTCGCATCGTTCCCCGCCGTGCTCGGGCACGAGATCCTGGCTCGGGTCCTCGAGGTCGGGCCAGCGGTGCGTTCTGTCGAGCCGGGCCAGCGCGTTGCGGTCGACCCGATGATCTCGTGCACGATGCGCGGCTTCGGGGGCGACGCTCGGTGCCGCTCCTGCTCGGCAGGGCTTCACTGCACGTGCGAGCGCAGCGGAGAAGAAGGTGCGTTGACGGTTGACGGTGCCGCGCTCAAGCGTGGTGCCACGATCGGATACCATGCGTCGTTGCCGGGCGGTTGGGCGGAGCGCATGATCGCCCACGAGAGCCAACTGTTCGTGGTAGACGACGGCATGACGGACCGTACCGCGGCGCTGATCGAACCGCTCGCGGTGGGCATGCACGCGGTGCTCGGCTCGCGGCCGTTCGGGGACGGTCCCGTGCTGGTGATCGGGAGCGGCCCGATCGCACTCGGCACGATCTGGGCCCTGCGTACGGCCGGGTACGAGGGCGAGCTGGTCGCGCAGATCAAACGCGAGCACGAAGCCGAGATCGCCCGCGGCCTTGGCGCGAGCACGGTAGTTTCCCCGGGTGACGAAGCGCGCCAAGCCCTCGTGAACACTGGTGCCAACGCCTACATGCCGATCATAGGCGACGAAGTGTACGCCGGCGGCGGTTTCCCGCTCATCTTCGACTGCGTCGGCAGTAGACACACTGTCAAGCAGTGTCTGCGCTACGCGTCCCCCCGCGGCCGGATCGTGATGCTGGGCTGTGCCGCGGAGATCTCCAAGCTGGATCTCACCTTTGTCTGGGCGCGAGAGCTCGACGTGAAGGGGTACGTCGGTTACGGCATCGAGGACTGGCGCGGTGAGCGCGTACACACCTTCCAGATCACACACGACATGCTGCTCGAGACAGGGGCACCGGTGGAACCGATGGTGACCCACGTGTACCCGCTCGAGCAGTACCGCGACGCCCTATCGACCGCTGCAAACCGGAGGCGCACGCTTTCGATCAAGGTGCTGCTGGATCCCACGGCGGGGTGA